The genomic region CTGGTCACCCGTCGCCGACGACGTCGACGTGGTCAGCTTCGCCGAGCACTGCGCTACGGAGGACGAACTCGCGGCCCGTCTGGCCGAGTTCGACATCGTCGTCACCCTCCGGGAGCGCGTGCCGTTCCCCGCGACGCTGATCGAGCGGCTGCCCCGGCTCCGCCTGCTCGTCGCCTCCGGCATGCGCAACACCTCCATCGACTACGCGGCGGCCGAACGCCACGGGGTCACCGTCTGCGGCACCGCGAGCACGGCGACCCCGCCCGTGGAGCTCACCTGGGCACTGCTGCTCGGGCTGGCACGGGGCATCGTGACCGAGGCCAACTCCCTCCGGGAGGGCGGCCCCTGGCAGTCCACCGTCGGAGCCGATCTGCACGGGCGCAGACTCGGCGTCCTCGGGCTGGGGAAGATCGGCAGCCGTGTGGCCGCGGTCGGCCGGGCCTTCGGCATGGACGTGGTGGCCTGGAGCCGCAACCTCACCCCGGAGCGAGCCCAGGAGGCCGGCGTGGGCCTCGCCGCGTCCAAGGAAGAACTGCTGAAGACCAGCGACTTCGTCTCCGTACACCTGGTGCTGAGCGAGCGTACGCGGGGCCTGCTGGGAGCCCGGGGGCTCGGACTGATGCGGCCCGGCAGCTTCCTGGTCAACACCTCCCGGGCCGCGATCGTCGACCAGGAGGCGCTGCTCGACGTACTGCGCCGAGGGGCCATCGCGGGGGCGGCCGTCGACGTGTTCGACGTCGAGCCGCTCCCGGCGGGCCACCCGATGCGGAGCGCGCCGCGCCTCCTGGCGACACCGCACCTGGGCTATGTGTCGCAGGCCAACTACGCGGCGTACTACGGGGACGCGGTCGAGGACATCCGCGCCTACCTCGACGGCGAGCCCGTCCGCAGGCTCGGCCGATGACCGATTAGCTTGTGCACGGGGGCACTTCGGCTCTCCGTACAGGAAGGCCCACCGCGTGCACACGCCCACCGACGACGAGACGGCCTCCCGCATGGTCCGGATACCGGCCGGCACCGTGGATCTGCGCGACGACCGGCGGGGCGCACGGTGGCAGGTGGAGATCGAGCCCTTCCTCCTCGGCCGCCACCCCGTCACCACCGCCCGACAGCACCACGCCGTCACGGGGGAGGAGCTCGCACCCACCGAGCCGGGCGGTGCCGTGCCCGTGACGAACATCAGCTGGCTCGGCGCCGTCGACCTGTGCAACCTCTTCTCGGCCCGCTCCGGACTCGACCCGGTCTACTCCCGTGACACCCGGACCGGCGAGGTGACCCGCGACCCGGCCTCCGACGGCTACCGCCTGCCCACGGAGGCGGAGTGGCAGTACGCCTGCAAGGCGGGGACCACGGGATACCGCTACGGCG from Streptomyces sp. QL37 harbors:
- a CDS encoding formylglycine-generating enzyme family protein; this encodes MVRIPAGTVDLRDDRRGARWQVEIEPFLLGRHPVTTARQHHAVTGEELAPTEPGGAVPVTNISWLGAVDLCNLFSARSGLDPVYSRDTRTGEVTRDPASDGYRLPTEAEWQYACKAGTTGYRYGEIDAIAWYDGNSGGRIHEAGSKAPNPWGLHDMLGNVWEWCWDLYDAEVYGEYRTFRGGGWAEPERGCGATVRRRSHPTFAIDDLGLRLARNLPGRG
- a CDS encoding D-2-hydroxyacid dehydrogenase family protein, with product MKLRCAVLDDYQSVAATAADWSPVADDVDVVSFAEHCATEDELAARLAEFDIVVTLRERVPFPATLIERLPRLRLLVASGMRNTSIDYAAAERHGVTVCGTASTATPPVELTWALLLGLARGIVTEANSLREGGPWQSTVGADLHGRRLGVLGLGKIGSRVAAVGRAFGMDVVAWSRNLTPERAQEAGVGLAASKEELLKTSDFVSVHLVLSERTRGLLGARGLGLMRPGSFLVNTSRAAIVDQEALLDVLRRGAIAGAAVDVFDVEPLPAGHPMRSAPRLLATPHLGYVSQANYAAYYGDAVEDIRAYLDGEPVRRLGR